The following proteins are encoded in a genomic region of Oceanisphaera profunda:
- the dcd gene encoding dCTP deaminase, whose translation MRLCDRDIKRYLADGIISITPEPDPERISGVSVDVLLGNEFRVFEAHSAPYIDLSGPKDEVAKAIDSVMSDEIFIADGDAFFLHPGELALAVTLESITLPDNIVGWLDGRSSLARLGLMVHATAHRIDPGWSGRIVLEFYNGGKLPLALRPHMVIGAINFETMSGSAERPYMSRASAKYKAQQGADASRINQD comes from the coding sequence ATGCGTCTTTGTGATCGCGATATTAAGCGTTATTTGGCCGACGGCATTATTAGTATTACCCCAGAGCCAGATCCAGAGCGGATCAGTGGCGTGAGCGTAGATGTGCTGTTAGGCAATGAGTTTCGGGTGTTTGAGGCTCACAGCGCGCCTTATATTGACTTGAGTGGCCCTAAGGATGAAGTGGCCAAAGCCATCGATAGCGTGATGAGTGACGAAATTTTTATTGCCGATGGCGATGCCTTTTTCCTGCATCCCGGCGAATTGGCGCTGGCGGTCACCCTTGAATCTATTACCTTGCCCGATAACATAGTGGGTTGGCTGGACGGGCGCTCATCATTAGCGCGCTTAGGGCTGATGGTGCATGCCACCGCTCATCGCATCGATCCGGGTTGGTCGGGGCGCATCGTGCTTGAATTTTATAACGGCGGTAAACTGCCCCTCGCCTTACGCCCGCACATGGTGATTGGCGCCATTAACTTTGAAACCATGTCGGGCTCTGCAGAGCGTCCTTATATGAGCCGTGCTAGCGCTAAATACAAGGCGCAGCAAGGGGCCGATGCGAGCCGGATTAACCAAGACTAA
- a CDS encoding AsmA family protein — protein MKKLLYGLGALLLLILLAGIILIQVVDTDRVKRVLIEQTKEKTGRTLVINGDLSWRFFPSVGFTVNDTALLNPPGFEGGNTLSIGELSLDVALKPLFNNRLEVGEAVLKNARLHLITRKDGVTNLDDLRQLAASKAADGTGTNGNTGTQAGNETATDSDTQAENTASNTENENSKEPMSFSLAGVSVQDAEVVMQNQATDKLTRLSKVNFKLDDFAPDQTVPLSLSGNLFSDDLQGSIKANGKFWLAPEFNRFLLSDLVLDVGATGRAIPGNKQLQLQGQLAYDLDQKLAEFTELNLELGELKVSGALAVRHQNLPELTFKLHTDVLNVDALQEEWRSGTKPTKGKTKPTNAENTDKDTTNAPNRSASVPATLSNSKPTTSEASGSFLQGINLNGDLSADKVLMQGIELEQLDVHIQSKRGKLELKPIQAQLYEGQIDAEAKLDFTDQPTRFSVHQTLIDVNADTLLSAATSIDYIEGRADVTLDAKGAGFSSDELRKNLTGTANISVADGAVEGVNIAALIRRAHAQIKGLPVPAKEDVEKTDFSALTADFVIGKGMVSTDNLHLASPLLRINGEGKTNLGDESLNVLLNTAIVGSIKGQDGEELDELKNIILPIRISGTYKDPQYRLDLQQVFDVYLSDKADKEVERLKRKLDEKLGDKLGDKLPGLLDKLGL, from the coding sequence ATGAAAAAGCTACTCTATGGATTGGGAGCCTTGTTGCTACTGATCCTGCTAGCGGGAATTATTTTAATTCAGGTGGTGGATACCGACCGCGTTAAGCGAGTATTGATCGAGCAAACTAAAGAAAAAACCGGCCGAACCTTAGTGATTAATGGTGATTTAAGCTGGCGCTTTTTCCCCTCGGTCGGCTTTACCGTGAACGACACCGCCTTATTAAATCCGCCAGGGTTTGAGGGTGGCAACACCTTATCCATTGGCGAACTCAGTTTAGATGTGGCCTTAAAGCCGCTGTTTAATAATCGTCTCGAAGTGGGTGAAGCTGTGCTCAAGAATGCCCGGCTGCATTTAATTACCCGCAAAGATGGCGTGACTAACTTAGATGATTTGCGCCAGCTCGCAGCAAGCAAGGCAGCTGATGGCACTGGCACCAATGGCAACACAGGCACTCAGGCTGGCAACGAAACAGCCACCGACTCTGACACTCAAGCCGAAAATACAGCCAGTAATACCGAAAATGAAAACAGCAAAGAGCCCATGAGCTTTAGCTTGGCAGGCGTCAGCGTACAAGATGCGGAAGTGGTGATGCAAAATCAGGCTACCGATAAATTAACGCGCCTGAGTAAGGTTAACTTTAAGCTGGATGACTTTGCACCGGATCAAACCGTACCTTTAAGTTTGTCTGGCAATTTGTTTAGCGACGATCTACAGGGCAGCATTAAGGCGAACGGCAAATTTTGGTTAGCGCCTGAGTTTAATCGTTTTCTATTAAGTGACCTTGTCCTCGATGTGGGCGCCACTGGCCGTGCTATTCCGGGTAATAAACAGCTGCAGTTACAAGGCCAGTTAGCCTATGACTTAGACCAAAAGCTGGCTGAGTTTACCGAGCTTAACTTGGAGCTAGGCGAGCTCAAGGTGTCGGGTGCCTTGGCGGTACGCCACCAAAACCTGCCTGAGTTAACCTTTAAGCTGCACACCGACGTGTTAAATGTGGACGCCTTGCAAGAAGAATGGCGTAGCGGCACTAAGCCTACTAAAGGCAAAACCAAGCCAACTAACGCTGAGAACACAGATAAAGACACCACCAATGCACCGAACCGTAGCGCCTCAGTGCCGGCGACCTTATCTAACTCCAAGCCGACTACCAGCGAAGCCAGCGGTTCTTTCTTGCAAGGCATCAATCTTAATGGCGACTTGTCGGCAGATAAGGTGCTGATGCAAGGCATAGAGCTGGAGCAACTGGATGTTCATATTCAGTCCAAACGAGGCAAGCTTGAGCTTAAACCCATCCAAGCTCAGCTTTATGAAGGCCAAATAGACGCGGAGGCTAAGCTTGATTTTACCGATCAGCCCACGCGCTTTAGTGTGCATCAAACCTTAATCGACGTGAACGCAGATACCTTGCTGAGCGCCGCGACCAGCATCGATTACATCGAAGGTCGTGCCGATGTCACGCTTGATGCCAAAGGCGCGGGCTTTAGCAGCGATGAGCTGCGCAAAAATCTCACCGGCACCGCCAACATTAGCGTGGCCGACGGCGCCGTAGAGGGCGTTAACATCGCGGCCCTTATTCGCCGTGCCCACGCCCAAATAAAAGGCTTACCGGTACCGGCGAAAGAAGACGTTGAAAAAACTGACTTTAGTGCGCTTACTGCCGACTTTGTCATTGGTAAAGGTATGGTCAGCACTGACAACCTGCACTTAGCCTCGCCTTTACTACGTATCAACGGCGAGGGTAAAACCAACCTTGGCGACGAGTCATTAAACGTACTGTTAAATACTGCGATCGTGGGCAGTATTAAAGGCCAAGACGGCGAAGAGTTAGATGAGCTTAAAAACATCATTCTGCCCATTCGCATTAGTGGCACCTATAAAGATCCCCAATACCGCTTAGATTTACAGCAAGTGTTTGATGTGTATTTAAGTGACAAGGCTGACAAAGAAGTTGAACGCCTTAAGCGTAAACTCGACGAAAAGCTGGGCGACAAGCTCGGTGATAAGTTACCGGGATTATTGGATAAGCTGGGGCTGTGA
- a CDS encoding low molecular weight protein-tyrosine-phosphatase has protein sequence MSNELTNKDNPRVLVVCLGNICRSPTAEAVLRQRAASAGVALTVDSAGTYGGHAGATPDARSRAAGERRGYDFSGIHSRQVKASDFVDFDIILAADRSNLADLKALCPAEHQHKIMLLLSFNGDGEQDTKQDAQQEVPDPYYGGEQGFEQVLDLIESACDGLLAQYAK, from the coding sequence ATGAGTAACGAGTTGACTAATAAAGATAACCCAAGGGTGTTGGTGGTGTGTTTAGGCAATATTTGTCGCTCACCTACCGCAGAGGCGGTGTTACGCCAGCGCGCTGCCAGTGCGGGCGTGGCGCTAACCGTTGATTCTGCCGGTACTTATGGCGGACATGCAGGTGCCACACCCGATGCGCGCTCGCGGGCGGCAGGGGAGCGCCGAGGATATGACTTTAGCGGTATTCATTCACGCCAAGTTAAAGCCAGTGATTTTGTGGATTTCGATATCATCTTGGCGGCGGATCGCAGTAATTTAGCGGATCTTAAAGCGCTGTGCCCCGCAGAGCATCAACATAAAATTATGCTGCTGCTAAGTTTTAATGGCGATGGCGAACAAGACACTAAGCAAGACGCCCAGCAAGAAGTGCCGGACCCGTATTACGGCGGCGAGCAAGGCTTTGAGCAGGTGCTGGATCTTATTGAATCAGCCTGCGATGGCTTGTTAGCGCAATACGCTAAGTGA
- a CDS encoding LysR substrate-binding domain-containing protein — protein sequence MFIWEGVSEFVAVAEVESFTQAAKRLGISTAQVSRQVSALEGRLSTKLFYRTTRKVSVTEAGQIYYQHCRQVLDGLEEAERTITNLQLAPKGKLKLTAPITFGEKTIAPLVNDFVLRYPELEVQMNLTNQKLDLVAEGYDLAVRLGKLEDSSMMAKRLSSRTQYVCASPDYLSTYGVPHSLSELEQHNCLQGNLDYWRFQEQGKARNIRVKGNIRCDSGWALLDAALKGIGIVQLPDYYVQPALDAGQLIPLLELYQEPDDGIWALYPHNRHLSPKVRMLLDFLSESLS from the coding sequence ATGTTTATCTGGGAAGGAGTGAGTGAGTTTGTGGCAGTAGCCGAGGTAGAAAGCTTTACCCAAGCGGCCAAAAGATTGGGGATTTCTACCGCACAGGTGAGTCGTCAGGTAAGCGCGCTGGAAGGACGATTGTCGACCAAGTTGTTTTACCGTACCACTCGCAAGGTGTCGGTGACGGAAGCTGGGCAAATCTATTATCAGCACTGCCGGCAAGTGCTCGACGGGCTAGAAGAAGCTGAGCGCACCATCACTAATTTACAGCTGGCACCCAAAGGCAAATTAAAACTAACGGCCCCCATCACCTTCGGTGAAAAAACCATAGCGCCCTTGGTCAACGATTTTGTGCTGCGTTATCCCGAGTTAGAGGTGCAGATGAACCTGACTAACCAGAAGCTAGATTTGGTGGCGGAGGGCTACGACTTAGCGGTGCGCCTAGGCAAACTGGAAGACTCCAGCATGATGGCCAAGCGGCTGTCTTCTCGTACTCAGTATGTGTGTGCTTCGCCAGATTATTTGTCGACCTATGGTGTGCCCCACTCGTTATCGGAGCTGGAGCAACATAATTGCTTGCAGGGTAATTTGGATTACTGGCGTTTTCAGGAGCAAGGCAAGGCGCGCAATATACGGGTAAAAGGCAATATCCGCTGCGACAGCGGCTGGGCCTTGTTGGATGCCGCGCTAAAAGGCATCGGCATAGTGCAGTTGCCAGATTACTATGTGCAGCCAGCGCTGGATGCAGGGCAACTGATCCCCTTATTAGAGCTTTATCAAGAGCCGGACGACGGTATTTGGGCACTGTATCCCCACAACCGCCATCTGTCGCCCAAGGTGCGGATGTTACTGGATTTTTTGAGCGAGTCTCTTAGTTAA
- a CDS encoding S-(hydroxymethyl)glutathione dehydrogenase/class III alcohol dehydrogenase, producing the protein MTQIIKSKAAIAWGPNQPLTIEEVDVMPPQAGEVRVRIVASGVCHTDAFTLSGDDPEGIFPVILGHEGGGIVESIGEGVTSVQVGDHVIPLYTPECGECKFCKSGKTNLCQKIRETQGRGLMPDGTSRFFKDGQPIFHYMGCSTFSEYTVLPEISLAKVNKEAPLEEVCLLGCGVTTGMGAVMNTAKVEEGATVAIFGMGGIGLSAIIGATMAKASRIIAIDINESKFELARKLGATDCINPQDYDKPIQDVIVELTDGGVDYSFECIGNVNVMRSALECCHKGWGESVIIGVAGAGQEISTRPFQLVTGRVWKGSAFGGVKGRSELPGYVDRYMKGEFKLNHFITHTMGLEKINEAFDLMHAGKSIRTVIHFDK; encoded by the coding sequence ATGACTCAGATTATCAAATCTAAAGCCGCCATCGCTTGGGGCCCAAATCAGCCATTAACCATCGAAGAAGTGGATGTGATGCCACCTCAAGCCGGTGAAGTGCGCGTGCGCATTGTCGCCAGTGGCGTGTGCCATACCGATGCTTTTACCTTGTCCGGTGACGATCCGGAAGGCATCTTCCCGGTGATCCTCGGCCACGAAGGTGGCGGTATCGTCGAATCTATCGGCGAAGGCGTAACCAGCGTGCAAGTGGGCGACCATGTTATCCCGCTCTACACCCCTGAGTGTGGCGAGTGTAAATTCTGCAAATCCGGCAAAACCAACCTGTGCCAGAAAATTCGCGAAACTCAGGGCAGGGGCCTGATGCCGGACGGCACCAGCCGCTTCTTTAAAGATGGCCAGCCCATTTTCCACTACATGGGCTGCTCGACTTTTTCCGAATACACGGTGCTGCCAGAAATTTCGCTGGCCAAGGTCAATAAAGAAGCGCCGCTAGAAGAAGTCTGTTTACTCGGTTGTGGCGTGACCACCGGCATGGGTGCGGTGATGAATACCGCCAAGGTAGAAGAGGGCGCCACCGTGGCCATCTTCGGCATGGGCGGCATTGGTCTGTCGGCCATTATTGGTGCCACCATGGCGAAAGCCAGCCGCATCATTGCCATTGATATCAACGAGAGCAAGTTCGAGCTGGCCCGCAAGTTAGGCGCGACCGACTGCATTAACCCGCAAGATTATGACAAGCCAATTCAAGACGTGATCGTCGAGCTGACCGATGGCGGTGTAGATTACTCCTTTGAGTGTATCGGCAACGTTAACGTAATGCGCTCTGCGCTTGAATGCTGCCATAAAGGCTGGGGCGAGTCGGTAATCATCGGCGTAGCCGGTGCCGGCCAAGAAATTTCCACCCGTCCGTTCCAATTGGTCACCGGTCGAGTTTGGAAGGGATCGGCTTTTGGTGGCGTAAAAGGTCGCTCTGAGCTGCCGGGCTATGTTGACCGTTACATGAAGGGTGAGTTTAAGCTCAACCACTTCATTACTCACACCATGGGTCTGGAAAAGATCAACGAAGCCTTCGATCTCATGCATGCCGGTAAAAGTATTCGTACCGTTATCCACTTCGACAAATAA
- a CDS encoding cupin domain-containing protein, with protein MTQSVNENNITKLAQEPGIQLFKAGTFKLNELAGLLEVNNLKSQMAELTVTDNSDGLTVGFFAMQPGVEFEFVYEFVEYKVITKGKIVMRDLQGNKYVAEVGDVVLFTPNVTVIFDGESDGEAVYTAHRTAADMFAPK; from the coding sequence ATGACTCAGTCAGTTAACGAAAACAACATCACCAAACTTGCTCAAGAGCCTGGTATTCAACTGTTTAAGGCTGGCACCTTCAAGCTAAATGAACTGGCCGGTTTACTTGAAGTTAATAACTTGAAAAGCCAGATGGCAGAATTAACCGTTACTGATAATTCAGATGGCCTGACGGTGGGTTTCTTTGCCATGCAGCCCGGCGTTGAGTTTGAATTTGTTTATGAATTTGTAGAATATAAGGTCATTACCAAAGGCAAGATTGTGATGCGCGACTTACAAGGCAATAAATATGTAGCCGAAGTCGGTGACGTTGTTCTGTTCACCCCTAATGTTACCGTTATTTTTGACGGCGAAAGCGATGGTGAGGCTGTTTATACCGCTCACCGCACCGCAGCAGACATGTTTGCACCTAAATAA
- a CDS encoding VOC family protein produces the protein MSIFTHVTVGTNDLNQARAFYDTVLGTLGLKRIADLDENGSIWGVDAPSFFVLKPANGQPATVGNGVTVSFEAPDRASIDAFHAAALAAGCPDEGAPATRDWAPNAYAAYTRDLDGNKLAVYCFKPA, from the coding sequence ATGAGCATATTTACCCACGTAACCGTAGGCACCAACGATCTTAACCAGGCTCGCGCCTTCTATGACACCGTATTAGGCACTTTGGGCCTTAAGCGCATCGCCGATCTGGATGAAAACGGTTCAATCTGGGGCGTAGATGCACCTTCTTTCTTTGTGCTGAAGCCTGCCAACGGCCAGCCTGCAACTGTCGGTAACGGCGTAACGGTTAGCTTCGAAGCGCCTGACCGTGCATCAATCGACGCTTTCCATGCGGCGGCTTTAGCGGCCGGTTGCCCTGATGAAGGCGCACCCGCTACTCGCGATTGGGCACCTAATGCCTATGCTGCTTACACCCGCGATTTAGACGGCAACAAACTTGCCGTCTATTGCTTCAAGCCTGCATAA
- the fghA gene encoding S-formylglutathione hydrolase, producing MSIENLSCNKSFGGWHKQYSHYSDTLNCTMRFAIYLPPQVSIGDKVPALYWLSGLTCTDENFMQKAGAQRIAAELGMAIIVPDTSPRGAEVADDDSYDLGKGAGFYVNATEAPWNRHYRMYDYVLNELPALVESMFPLNDQRSISGHSMGGHGALVLAMRNPERYRSVSAFSPISNPVNCPWGKKAFNAYLGKDTAAWADYDASLLMRQASQFVPVLVDQGEADDFLTEQLKPETLEAAASHSGYPLALNRREGYDHSYYFIASFIEQHLRFHAEHLTR from the coding sequence ATGAGTATTGAAAACCTGAGCTGCAATAAGAGCTTTGGTGGCTGGCACAAACAATATAGCCATTATTCAGACACCCTTAATTGCACCATGCGCTTTGCCATTTATCTGCCGCCGCAGGTATCAATCGGTGATAAGGTGCCCGCCTTATATTGGCTGTCTGGCCTCACCTGCACCGATGAAAATTTCATGCAAAAAGCCGGTGCCCAGCGCATTGCTGCCGAGCTGGGCATGGCCATTATTGTGCCAGACACCAGCCCCCGCGGCGCTGAAGTCGCGGATGACGACAGCTACGATCTGGGCAAGGGGGCGGGCTTCTACGTTAACGCCACCGAGGCACCTTGGAATCGGCATTATCGCATGTACGACTATGTGCTGAACGAACTGCCGGCACTGGTCGAGTCCATGTTTCCGCTCAACGATCAGCGTTCCATCTCCGGTCACTCCATGGGTGGCCACGGTGCCTTGGTATTGGCTATGCGCAACCCTGAACGTTATCGTTCGGTGTCAGCCTTCAGCCCCATCAGCAACCCAGTTAATTGCCCCTGGGGCAAGAAGGCGTTTAATGCTTACTTGGGCAAAGACACCGCCGCGTGGGCCGATTATGACGCCAGCTTGCTGATGCGCCAAGCCAGCCAGTTTGTGCCTGTACTAGTGGATCAAGGTGAGGCCGATGATTTTCTCACCGAGCAGCTTAAGCCAGAAACACTGGAAGCCGCCGCCAGCCACAGCGGTTACCCGCTAGCGCTAAATCGGCGGGAAGGCTATGATCATAGCTATTACTTTATCGCCAGTTTTATCGAGCAGCACCTGCGCTTTCATGCCGAGCACCTCACTCGCTAA
- a CDS encoding bestrophin family protein: MIVRQKSHGLKLFFTLRGSVIPQIYPQILLITLLSVLIAGIQHWFPGFFSSYDTAPFTLLGVALSLFLGFRNNASYARWWEAREQWGQLTIDARSLARQVISFMDEETETGRHTQRRMIHLTIAFTHALRHRLRDTSPWQDVDRFVEPEHHASLRQAQNLPEYLLRLMGKKVGYSRRQRLLSEFLVQSMDERLTSMAGVLAACERIQNTPLPFAYTLLVHRTTYLYCFMLPFGLVSSLGWATPLVCAVIAYTFFGLDALSEELEQPFGLAANDLPLSALSRTIEINLLEALEETELPPAIIPKDDCLS; the protein is encoded by the coding sequence ATGATCGTTCGGCAAAAATCGCATGGGCTTAAGCTGTTTTTTACCCTGCGCGGCTCTGTCATCCCGCAGATTTATCCCCAAATTTTGCTGATCACTCTGCTCAGTGTCTTAATAGCCGGCATTCAGCATTGGTTTCCCGGTTTTTTCTCCTCTTACGACACGGCTCCCTTCACCTTGCTGGGCGTTGCCTTGTCTCTGTTTCTCGGTTTTAGAAACAACGCCAGCTACGCACGCTGGTGGGAGGCGCGAGAACAATGGGGGCAGTTGACCATCGATGCCCGTAGTCTGGCCCGCCAAGTGATCTCTTTTATGGATGAGGAAACCGAGACCGGGCGGCACACCCAGCGGCGGATGATCCACCTGACCATCGCCTTTACCCACGCCTTGCGCCATCGGCTGCGTGACACCTCGCCTTGGCAAGACGTCGACCGTTTTGTAGAGCCAGAGCATCACGCCAGCCTGCGTCAGGCGCAAAACCTGCCCGAGTACCTGCTGCGGCTGATGGGTAAGAAGGTTGGTTACAGTCGGCGCCAGCGATTATTATCGGAATTTTTGGTGCAGAGCATGGACGAACGGCTCACCTCTATGGCGGGAGTATTGGCCGCCTGCGAGCGCATTCAGAATACGCCGCTGCCGTTTGCCTACACGCTATTGGTGCATCGCACTACCTATCTATATTGCTTTATGCTGCCCTTTGGCTTGGTCTCATCACTGGGCTGGGCCACTCCCTTAGTCTGTGCCGTAATCGCCTATACCTTCTTCGGCCTAGATGCCCTCAGTGAAGAGCTGGAACAACCTTTTGGCCTAGCCGCCAACGATCTGCCACTGAGCGCGCTGTCGCGCACCATCGAAATCAACCTGCTGGAAGCACTAGAAGAAACCGAGCTTCCGCCCGCCATTATTCCCAAAGACGACTGTTTGTCCTAG
- the gshA gene encoding glutamate--cysteine ligase gives MTPSLTPHLAQLADADLIRPLAHIRRGIEKEALRVTPKGRLSQEPHLHTLGSALTHPHITTDYSESLLEFITPPSEQIGDTLGFMEQLHRYAVSQLGDEHLWPASMPCALQGNNSVPIAEYGSSRSGQMKHTYRRGLDVRYGRIMQSIAGIHFNFSLPDSFWQGYRELLGSQDSLADFRSAQYFALIRNFQRYGWLLLYLFGASPALSRSFMDGRPHQLASLGTDTLYLPFATSLRMSGLGYQSDAQAGLNISTNSLAEYGRDLTRALNTPHAPYTRIGVEVNGETRQLNDNILQIENEYYSDIRPKRVTHAGETPLQAMANRGVEYIEVRNLDINPLLALGIDDTQIRFLDTFLLFCLFQDSPEIGEQEQQRLARNQTRVTEQGRRPDLLLETASGELSRAAWGEQLFAELDAIAQLLDKAGSGYGAALQHYKPLLQQPELTPSARILQQLTATEQNYTDWVQNRATELTQHWQQTPLEQEQSRYFTQLASSSLAAQYALEEQEAGRSLMAM, from the coding sequence ATGACGCCATCCCTTACTCCGCACCTGGCACAACTGGCCGATGCCGACTTGATCCGGCCGCTGGCCCATATTCGTCGTGGCATAGAAAAAGAAGCCTTGCGGGTCACGCCCAAAGGCCGGCTGTCCCAAGAGCCGCACCTGCACACACTGGGCTCGGCGCTCACGCACCCGCACATCACCACCGACTATTCAGAGTCGTTGTTGGAGTTTATTACGCCGCCCAGTGAACAGATTGGCGACACCCTCGGTTTTATGGAGCAGTTGCATCGTTATGCCGTCAGCCAGCTGGGGGATGAACATTTGTGGCCCGCCAGCATGCCCTGCGCCTTGCAGGGGAATAACAGCGTGCCCATTGCCGAATACGGTAGCTCTCGTTCGGGACAAATGAAGCACACCTACCGTCGCGGCCTAGATGTACGCTATGGCCGCATCATGCAAAGCATTGCCGGCATTCACTTCAACTTCTCTTTGCCCGACAGCTTCTGGCAGGGCTACCGAGAGTTGCTCGGCAGCCAAGATTCGCTGGCTGATTTTCGCTCGGCTCAGTATTTTGCATTAATCCGCAACTTTCAACGCTATGGCTGGCTGCTGCTTTATCTGTTTGGCGCCTCACCCGCGCTCAGCCGCTCCTTTATGGATGGCCGCCCGCACCAGCTGGCAAGCCTTGGCACCGACACCCTCTATCTGCCCTTTGCCACCTCGTTACGCATGAGCGGGTTAGGCTACCAAAGCGATGCCCAGGCGGGCTTGAACATCAGCACCAACAGCTTGGCGGAATACGGCCGCGATCTCACTCGCGCCCTGAACACCCCCCACGCGCCCTATACCCGCATCGGAGTCGAGGTTAACGGCGAAACCCGACAGCTAAACGACAATATTCTGCAGATAGAAAATGAGTATTACAGCGATATTCGCCCCAAGCGGGTAACCCATGCCGGCGAAACGCCGCTGCAGGCCATGGCTAACCGTGGCGTGGAATACATAGAAGTGCGCAACTTAGATATCAACCCTCTGCTGGCGCTGGGCATAGATGACACCCAAATACGTTTTCTGGATACCTTTTTACTGTTTTGCCTATTTCAAGACAGCCCAGAAATTGGCGAGCAGGAGCAACAGCGCCTGGCCCGCAACCAAACCCGCGTGACCGAGCAGGGCCGTCGGCCCGATCTGCTGCTCGAAACCGCCAGCGGCGAACTTAGCCGTGCAGCTTGGGGCGAGCAACTGTTTGCCGAGCTGGACGCCATCGCCCAGCTGTTGGACAAGGCCGGTAGTGGCTATGGTGCTGCGCTGCAGCACTATAAACCGCTGCTGCAACAGCCCGAACTCACGCCCTCGGCCCGCATTCTGCAGCAACTGACCGCCACCGAGCAAAATTACACGGATTGGGTGCAAAACCGAGCCACCGAGCTGACGCAGCATTGGCAACAAACCCCGCTTGAGCAAGAGCAAAGCCGCTATTTCACACAACTGGCCAGTTCATCATTGGCGGCACAATACGCATTGGAAGAGCAAGAAGCAGGCAGATCGTTAATGGCGATGTGA